In the genome of Cervus elaphus chromosome 5, mCerEla1.1, whole genome shotgun sequence, the window CTGAAAATCCTTTGGTTTTCTTATCTAGTCTCACAGTTCTGACCCTATGTCTAATATACCTCTTTTATACATGAAATTCCTTTACATGTTCTTTAAACTCTGGGCTCATAGAACTATTTGAGCCATATAATTATGGTTTATAACTCTTTATagatgccattcccttttcttccACATTTCAATCATAAAAATTTTCTCTGAACTTTCCACTATTAATACTATCTCATTTTTAAACTAGTAGGCACAAGACCAACCATATCCAACATTTCCCAGCTTGGCTACAGTTGATTCTAAAACATGACCTCCTTTACCTTTAgccatttctcctctttttttttttttatgtggatcattttttttaagtctttattgaatttgtaacagtattgtttctgttttatgttttggttttttggctgagaggcCAAGAGGCACGTGAGATCTTAACTCCGTGACCAAGAACTGAACCTCCAGCCCCTGTACTGGAAGTgaagggtcttaaccactggactgccaggaagtctccatttctcctttttgtcATTATCTGATCCAAAATGAAAAAGTTCCCTTAGCTTTCAACCTTTGATATAATTATTGCTCATTTCAGAtaacagaaggactgatgttgaagctgaaactccaatactttggccacctgatgcgaagagctgactccctggaaaaggagaaaagattgaggacaggaggagaaggggatgctgagaaagactgaggacaggaggagaaggggacgacagaggatgagatgattggatggcatcactaactcaatggacatgggtttgggtgactccgggagttggtgatggacagggatgcctggcgtgctgccattcatggggtcgcaaagagtcagacatgactgagctgaactaaacTCAGATAACTAAATGAAAGCCTTCACAGATATTCAAGTGATTTGACATccctggctcagagggtaaagaatctgcctgcaatgcaggagacactggtttgattcctgggttgggaaaatcccctggagaaggaaatgggaacccactccagttcttacctgaagaattccatggacagaggagcctggcaggctatcatccatggggttgcaaagagttggacacgactgagtgactaatatacaTCAATATCATTACTACTTTTCTGTACcactttttttaatctcagaaatatgCCATCTATTTATTGTAAccaatgaaaacaatttttagtAAGTATTCAAAAAATCACTTTTCTCTTTGTTCAGTCACCCTCATTTACCATGCTTCAATTAATTCATGGATTTCTATACATACATGTTGATGTGTACATTCAGAACTACACTTAATCTCTCTTCAAGATTTGTTTCCTGGGAACAAATTTATGGACTTCTATTGTCAAGTTCTGATCACATACAATGAAGAACATGTGACttggttttatttataaaaggTTATCACATACATACttcctttttgcattttattaattAGCAGGTGATAAAACACCACCCATACTGTTTAAATGCCTACTCTCTATTCCCTCTGTGCCCCTTTACACTGCCTTCCCCTCTTGCACTATTCATTTCTCTATAACAGATACatttatgacctcattttatgattttaaccaggcactgttctcttttcttccatTGGTAATACAAAGAACTCTTGACCTAATCAATCTTTGAGAGTTACTCCTGCTACAAGCCCATAATTCAAGTATCTTAAGCCATAAATTAGTTCAGACTTGGCAAATAAATACCACGTATACTGCCCCTATCAACACAGCAGATAACTTTTTGGCCATGCCCAGACACAGCTCCTTAAACAGCATTCTAAGCAGTTACCACCAGTTAACTGACTGGAGTAAGCACCAGAAATTAAAACCTATTGGACATCTTTTGTCCAGATAATTCAATTCAACTCTGATTTCATCTGCATTAGGctatcttttctttcaaaagcCCCCAACTTTGCTTAACAGTAAATGAAAATGCTGCCAATCTCTTCAATTGGCTGTTCAAGATCTTAGTGCCTAGGTTAGCAGCTCATATTCTTTTTCCTACTCCAACATATCTGTAGAGTTCTACACATCAGTGACAGAGGATCACAATTAGAAAGATTCTTATACTAGATGAGAAGAGGTTGGAGAATGAAAGACCAGGAATGAAGGTTAGGCCTACCCAAGCTAATCATCCCAACTgaagaaaaggagaatgaaaaaacagTCACTGGTGTAGATGCTTTCTAGATTTCTCAGTCTCATTAGTTCTTATAGGAAGCAGCAGAACTGGTagatttaataaatgttagcaaGTTTTTTCTTCTGCTGTTGCTACATAATCCAAGAAAGCATGCCCCTTCACTAACCGTGTCAAGTCCAcatgctcattttaaaataaaaggaaataagagatcTTATACTTCAGAGAATCAAGAAAATCTCATTCTTTATCAATAGTTCACACTGCTGAATTTAAAAATGAGAGTTATTGGGGATTTATCTTTCAATGagaaattcagaattaaaattcTACAAATCTAGCCAATCAACAGAAAGCATTACCTCCAGGTCTGTTTCCTTCTGCAGTTCTTGTATCAAGGTCATAGTCTTATTGAAAGTAGCACAAATGCGGCTCTTAGTCTCTTTCTGCTCCACAGAAATTGGTTTAAAACGAACATGCAAAGTCTGATATCGAGACTTTATTGCTGACAATTCCTTTACAAGTGTAACTGGATTTTTCTACATTAGGAAAGAAATTAGTATATATTAAatctggaaaggaaaaataaagcttcttttaagaattaaaatacaTACAACACATGCTACCATCCATTTAATAGAACACTATAAAAAACTATGCAACTATGTGACAGAgaatgggaggaggggaagaaagagaagtatAAGACCTAGATACTATTCTCAAGGAATTTAAAGCCTAGGTACAGAAATAAcccttctcacacacacaaaatagcaATATTAAACAGCAAATAATGTTACATTAGATACATAATATTTGATGTACAGTTCATAATAATTACACAGTACTTCTAAGATACAATTCTAAATGTTATTCAGAAGGTGATTAAAGGAACTATTTTGATTTGCTCTTATAGAAAAGACAACTTGAAACCACTTATAAAATTCTTCAATACACTGTCATGGGGCTAAAGTATGTATGAGCACCAATTCAAGGCACACCTCACTATACAAAATGCATGCCAactcaagcaactgtatttataaattatattagtTTTTCAAACTTATTTTCAATGTAAATAACCACTATTCCATGAAAGACATTTCAACTGTGACAGTTCAAAAGTGACATTTCTGCCACTTAATAATTCTTCTCATTCCTTCGTGGTTCTTTAGCAAACTCTCCAACTCTAGGTATTCCAAACTTTCTCCATTCCTACCAGCTCCCATCCACTCATTCTTGGCACAAGATCTCACCCCAACTACTTTACAGAAAACACCTGGGAGTTTCTATTCCTGCCTTTACccctgaaaatgaaaacatctacTCTGATCCTTACTCAGCTCCTAACACTACTACTATTATTGTCTCCTCCCCATATCCTCCAGAACCTTAAAATTCCTATATTTCAATAACCTCTTCATATCTCCCTTTATGCAGACTTCAAATATACATAGATTGTCCCTACACTGAGGGGAAAATAACTCCTCTTGACTCTTGTTTCAAAACCAGTGTCATTTTTCTCACTCCATTTGCCACTAACCTTCTAGGTCCTATAATAATATACTTCCTCAGTTTAATAGCCCATAGACTGCAATCCTTTGCCAAATTATTGTAAACAATCAAAAAGTCAGACTTGTCCTATAAACTTTTTAAACAGTTTATTTTCTCTTagggtacagccaattaacaatgttgtgataatttcaggtgaagagtcatacatgactgaaggaattcagtcatacatacacatgcatccattctcccctcaAATTCCCCCCACCCATCCAGGctgacacataacattgagcagagtttcatgtgctatacagtaggtccttgttggttatccattttaaacatagcagtgtgtacaagtccattccaaactccctgactatcccttccgcccgtccttccccttggcaaccataagtttgttctctgagtctgtgtatctgtttatgttttgtaaataagttcacttatatcatgtctttttagattccatatataagggatgtcatcggatatttcttctctgtctgacttacttccctcaaCACGacaatctctatgtccatccatgttgctgcaaatagcattatttcattctttttgatagccgagtaatattctattgtatgtatgtaccatatcttctttatccattcctctgtccatgggcattttggttgcttctgtcttgactattgtaaacaatgctgcaatgaaccctggggtacatgtatccttttggattatgtttttctctggacataacacccagcagtgggattgcagggtcatatgggaGATCTAGTCTTAGTttattaaggaacctccatactgttctccatagtgactgtaccaattcacattctcaccaatagtTAGGAGGGTTACCTTCTTTCCACACCCTATAACAATCAAAAAGTCAGACTTGCCTTATAATTTTGATATCCCTCTTTTTGCCTCTCCTTATTTCCTTCCTATTCTAATCTTCTTAAAATGAACTCTTGATTTCCACAGAACTATACTATCTTGAttgaaggcaatgacaacccactccagtactcttgcctggaaaatcccatggatggaggagcctggtaggctgcagtgcgtggggtcgcaaagcgtcggacacgactgagtgacttcactttcacttttcactttcatgcattggagaagggaatagcaacccactccagtgttcttgcctggagaatcccagggacgggggagcctggtgggctgccgtctatggggtcacacagagtcagacacgactgaagcgacttagcagcagcagcatgccatCTTGATTATCGTCTCactcttcaaatatttcctttgtGGACCCTACCTCATGGCTACAGGCAGAGGCTCAGTTCATGGCCCTCTACTCCTTTCTTCCTTGGAGATTTTTTGCTAAGCTTTTGAAGATGGAAATGATAAAGATAATTCTAACACgaatgaatcagaaaaaaaaacctaatttaAAGACTGTTAATTCTACAAATAGTGATCAAGACCTACAGCATGAGCAGTAGAAGTaggaaaaggacagaaaagagatactattgaagaaaagttaagaaaactTAGTAGTACGTTTGATAGGGGCAAAGAAATAAGATGACACCAAATGTGTAGTCTGGAAAATTGTGTATATGAGGTAACTAGAGTAGTAAagttcacagagacagaaggtagaatggtggttgccaggggttgggaagAGGGTGGAATGGGGAGTTATTATTTAATGGATGCAGTTTCTATTTGGAAAGGTGAAAtcaagttctggagatggatggtggtgaatGCTGCACAAGATGTAAATGTACTAAAACCATGGAACTGCacactttaaaatggaaaaaatgatgaattttatcttatatattttataattttatcttacatattttaaaattttatcttacgtattttacaactttttttaaaaaacccaaaaaactgagAATGTATAATAGTACAAGTGCTTTGGAAGACAATGTAgtagttcctcaaaatattaaacataggGTTACCATGTGCCCAGgaattccactcttaggtatatacccaagggaaatgaaagcaaacatCCATACAAAACCTTGTAAGGAATGTTTATAGGAATATGATCCTAAGAGCCAAAGGAAACAACCAAACTGACTATTAACTGATCAAATACATAAGAAAATGTGGTATggccatacaatgaaatattattcagcagtaaaaaggaatgaagtactgattcatGCTACAACCAGGATGAACCtttaaaacatgctaagtgatatccataaaagatgaaaactctaatttgaaaagatacatgcaccccaatattcatagcagcactgtttacaacagtcaagaca includes:
- the SKA2 gene encoding spindle and kinetochore-associated protein 2 isoform X2 — encoded protein: MQNFQKADSDLDYIQYRLEYEIKTNYPDSAGKKNPVTLVKELSAIKSRYQTLHVRFKPISVEQKETKSRICATFNKTMTLIQELQKETDLELLPLTEEEKTAAEQLRAHMSDF